In Amycolatopsis coloradensis, one genomic interval encodes:
- the ftsZ gene encoding cell division protein FtsZ, which translates to MTPPHNYLAVIKVVGIGGGGVNAVNRMIEVGLKGVEFIAVNTDAQALLMSDADVKLDIGRELTRGLGAGAAPEVGQKAAEDHREEIEEVIKGADXVGQKAAEDHREEIEEVIKGADMVFVTAGEGGGTGTGGAPVVAQIARKLGALTIGVVTRPFTFEGKRRSKQAEEGIQQLRNECDTLIVIPNDRLLQLGDIGVSLMDAFRSADEVLLSGVQGITDLITTPGLINLDFADVKSVMSGAGSALMGIGSARGEGRAIQAAEKAINSPLLEASMDGAHGALLSIAGGSDLGLFEINEAASLVQESAHPDANIIFGTIIDDSLGDEVRVTVIAAGFDAGTPTHKKLDPPAFGSRSNSTASAQAGQVNGGGATPVQSPPSGATPVPSTGSNGYPVAPPRTHTPMPSARNEGNGSMTGGLPQPGGGSRGYSPIGSNSNHGSLPGRATPVHDDPSDDEVDVPPFMRR; encoded by the coding sequence ATGACGCCCCCGCACAACTACCTTGCGGTGATCAAGGTCGTCGGTATCGGCGGCGGCGGAGTGAACGCCGTGAACCGCATGATCGAGGTCGGCCTCAAGGGTGTCGAGTTCATCGCGGTGAACACCGACGCTCAGGCACTGCTCATGTCCGACGCCGACGTCAAGCTCGACATCGGCCGGGAACTGACCCGCGGCCTCGGTGCCGGCGCCGCCCCCGAGGTGGGGCAGAAGGCCGCCGAGGACCACCGCGAAGAGATCGAAGAGGTCATCAAGGGCGCCGACNAGGTGGGGCAGAAGGCCGCCGAGGACCACCGCGAAGAGATCGAAGAGGTCATCAAGGGCGCCGACATGGTGTTCGTGACCGCGGGTGAGGGCGGTGGCACCGGCACCGGTGGCGCGCCGGTCGTCGCCCAGATCGCCCGCAAGCTCGGCGCGCTGACCATCGGCGTCGTCACCCGCCCGTTCACCTTCGAGGGCAAGCGCCGCAGCAAGCAGGCCGAAGAGGGCATCCAGCAGCTGCGCAACGAATGCGACACCCTCATCGTCATCCCGAACGACCGGCTGCTGCAGCTGGGCGACATCGGCGTCTCGCTGATGGACGCCTTCCGCTCGGCGGACGAGGTCCTCCTTTCGGGTGTCCAGGGCATCACCGATCTGATCACCACGCCGGGTCTGATCAACCTGGACTTCGCCGACGTCAAGAGCGTCATGTCCGGCGCGGGCTCCGCGCTGATGGGCATCGGCTCGGCGCGCGGCGAGGGCCGGGCGATCCAGGCGGCGGAGAAGGCGATCAACTCGCCGCTGCTGGAAGCGTCGATGGACGGGGCGCACGGCGCGCTGCTGTCGATCGCGGGCGGGTCGGACCTCGGCCTGTTCGAGATCAACGAGGCCGCGTCGCTGGTGCAGGAATCCGCGCACCCCGACGCCAACATCATCTTCGGGACGATCATCGACGACTCGCTCGGCGACGAGGTCCGGGTCACCGTGATCGCGGCCGGTTTCGACGCCGGCACCCCGACCCACAAGAAGCTCGACCCGCCGGCGTTCGGCTCCCGGTCGAACTCGACCGCGTCCGCACAGGCCGGTCAGGTCAACGGCGGTGGGGCGACCCCGGTGCAGAGCCCGCCTTCGGGTGCCACGCCGGTGCCGTCGACCGGTTCCAACGGCTACCCGGTCGCGCCGCCGCGCACGCACACGCCCATGCCGTCCGCCCGTAACGAGGGCAACGGCTCGATGACCGGCGGGCTCCCGCAGCCCGGCGGCGGTTCGCGCGGCTACTCGCCGATCGGGTCGAACTCGAACCACGGCAGCCTGCCCGGCCGCGCCACCCCGGTGCACGACGACCCGTCGGACGACGAGGTCGACGTTCCCCCGTTCATGCGTCGGTAG
- the pgeF gene encoding peptidoglycan editing factor PgeF gives MRVRRVVTTRAGGASRPPYDTFNLGDHVGDDAGDVYANRKRLATELGLAEDRLAWMEQVHGRTATVVDGSEASAAEATDALVTAEPGLALVVLVADCVPLLLADAEAGVVAAVHAGRVGARVGVVPAAIEAMRSVGAEPARTEALLGPAICGDCYEVPADMAADVEKHVPGSACKTRKGTPGLDLRAGLWRQLADLGVGKIGVDPRCTNEDKTLFSFRRDGTTGRIAGITWLDAS, from the coding sequence GTGCGGGTACGGCGGGTTGTCACGACAAGGGCGGGCGGGGCCTCCCGGCCGCCTTACGACACCTTCAACCTCGGTGATCACGTCGGTGACGACGCGGGCGACGTCTACGCCAACCGCAAACGCCTCGCCACCGAACTCGGCCTCGCCGAGGACAGGCTGGCGTGGATGGAGCAGGTCCACGGCCGGACCGCCACCGTCGTCGACGGTTCGGAGGCCTCCGCCGCCGAAGCGACCGACGCGCTCGTGACCGCGGAGCCCGGCCTCGCGCTCGTGGTGCTCGTCGCCGACTGCGTCCCGCTTCTGCTGGCAGACGCCGAAGCCGGTGTCGTAGCCGCCGTCCACGCGGGCCGGGTCGGCGCCAGGGTCGGCGTCGTCCCCGCGGCGATCGAGGCGATGCGTTCGGTCGGCGCCGAACCGGCCCGTACCGAAGCGCTGCTCGGTCCCGCGATCTGCGGCGACTGCTACGAAGTTCCCGCCGACATGGCCGCCGACGTCGAAAAGCACGTGCCGGGCAGCGCCTGCAAAACCCGCAAGGGCACGCCGGGGCTCGACCTGCGCGCCGGGCTCTGGCGGCAGCTGGCCGACCTCGGCGTCGGCAAGATCGGCGTCGATCCGCGCTGTACCAACGAAGACAAGACTCTCTTCAGTTTCCGCCGCGACGGCACCACCGGCCGGATCGCGGGCATCACGTGGCTGGACGCGTCGTGA
- a CDS encoding YggS family pyridoxal phosphate-dependent enzyme yields MSDTRREELAASLAEVEERIAAACKAAGRARDEVKLLAVTKTFPALDAALLADLGALDLAENRDQEAGAKAEEVAALRPDARIRWHMVGSLQRNKAKSVVRWADEVQSVDSERLADALAKATKSALDSGQREHPLDVLIQVSLDDDPKRGGIRLSEVSHLAERIAHVGDIRLRGLMAVAPLGIDPAEAFGKLARASERLREEHPNAREISAGMSNDLEQAITHGSTCVRVGTALLGGRGLASP; encoded by the coding sequence GTGAGTGACACCCGCCGGGAGGAATTGGCCGCGTCCCTTGCCGAAGTGGAAGAGCGGATCGCTGCCGCGTGCAAGGCCGCCGGCCGGGCCCGCGACGAGGTCAAATTGCTCGCGGTCACCAAGACCTTTCCGGCGCTCGACGCCGCGCTGCTCGCCGACCTCGGCGCACTCGACCTCGCCGAGAACCGCGATCAGGAGGCGGGCGCGAAGGCCGAAGAGGTCGCCGCTCTCCGCCCGGACGCCCGGATCCGCTGGCATATGGTCGGCAGCCTGCAGCGGAACAAGGCCAAATCGGTCGTGCGCTGGGCGGACGAGGTCCAGTCCGTCGACTCCGAGCGGCTCGCCGACGCGCTCGCGAAGGCGACCAAGTCGGCGCTGGATTCCGGGCAACGCGAGCACCCGCTGGACGTCCTCATCCAAGTAAGTCTCGATGACGATCCGAAGCGCGGGGGCATTCGGTTGAGCGAAGTGAGCCATTTGGCGGAGCGGATAGCCCATGTGGGTGATATTCGCCTCCGAGGGCTTATGGCAGTGGCGCCGTTGGGTATTGATCCCGCGGAGGCGTTCGGGAAACTCGCTCGTGCGTCGGAGCGTCTACGGGAAGAACACCCAAATGCCCGTGAGATCTCCGCCGGAATGAGCAATGATCTCGAGCAGGCGATCACGCACGGCTCGACCTGTGTGCGTGTCGGAACCGCGTTGCTCGGTGGGCGCGGTTTAGCCTCGCCCTAG
- a CDS encoding cell division protein SepF codes for MSALQKLKAYFGMVPADEDGYDVEDDYRRGYASKEYADDEYDYDDEPPARSRGGRYRDVDDTYDEPAPRPRSRSVASPEPAVHGALAMDRQPEPVARLRPVTEPVRPAVRDPLSRITTLHPTSYAEARAIGEHYREGIPVIMNLTEMENADAKRLVDFAAGLAFALRGSMDKVTNKVFLLSPPDVDVTAEDRRRIAEGGLFLRG; via the coding sequence ATGAGCGCGCTGCAGAAGCTGAAGGCCTACTTCGGGATGGTGCCCGCGGACGAAGACGGCTATGACGTCGAGGACGACTACCGGCGAGGCTACGCTTCAAAGGAATATGCCGACGACGAGTACGACTACGACGACGAGCCACCGGCCCGGTCACGGGGTGGACGTTACCGGGATGTCGATGACACTTATGACGAGCCCGCGCCGCGGCCTCGGTCACGCTCCGTGGCCAGTCCGGAGCCTGCCGTCCACGGAGCGCTGGCTATGGACCGTCAGCCGGAGCCGGTCGCGCGGCTGCGGCCGGTCACCGAGCCGGTCCGGCCGGCGGTCCGCGACCCGTTGAGCCGGATCACGACGCTGCACCCGACGAGCTACGCGGAAGCGCGGGCGATCGGGGAGCACTACCGGGAAGGCATCCCGGTGATCATGAACCTCACGGAGATGGAGAACGCGGACGCGAAGCGTCTTGTCGACTTCGCCGCGGGGCTCGCGTTCGCGTTGCGCGGATCGATGGACAAGGTCACCAACAAGGTGTTCCTTCTCTCACCGCCCGATGTGGATGTCACCGCGGAGGACCGCCGACGGATTGCCGAAGGCGGATTGTTCCTGCGCGGCTGA
- a CDS encoding YggT family protein, with amino-acid sequence MLLVVWYVLFAFWLLLTARIVVELVRAFAREWRPAGGVAVTLETIYTVTDPPVRLFRRIIPTVRIGGVGLDLSIMVLLLVVFFAMQLATPG; translated from the coding sequence GTGTTGCTGGTCGTCTGGTACGTGCTGTTCGCCTTCTGGCTCCTGCTGACGGCACGGATCGTCGTCGAGCTCGTGCGTGCTTTCGCTCGCGAGTGGCGTCCTGCCGGAGGGGTTGCGGTAACGCTCGAGACCATCTACACAGTGACCGACCCACCGGTTCGTCTGTTCAGACGAATCATCCCGACCGTACGAATCGGCGGCGTCGGACTGGACTTATCGATTATGGTGCTGCTGTTGGTTGTGTTCTTCGCGATGCAGCTGGCAACGCCAGGGTGA
- a CDS encoding DivIVA domain-containing protein produces the protein MSLTPADVHNVAFSKPPIGKRGYNEDEVDAFLDLVETELARLIEDNNELRQQVEQLDNELETTRGELENAKAGAVGPPPQVRDEPSRRLAPVPPPQSAMEQTQAHSMVPDNGEPNVQAAKVLGLAQEMADRLTAEAKTESDGMLAEARTKSEQLLSDARSKSDSMVNEARTRAETMLNDARTRAETLERQARDKATTMEREAQRKYTETMNNMNAEKGSLGKKIEELRTIEREYRTRLRGFLESQLRELDDRGSAAPASASSSTSGQSSSSGSGQGYSFGPRAEAG, from the coding sequence ATGTCGTTGACCCCCGCTGACGTGCATAACGTCGCGTTCAGCAAGCCGCCCATTGGCAAAAGGGGCTACAACGAGGACGAGGTGGACGCGTTCCTCGACCTGGTGGAGACCGAGCTTGCCCGGTTGATCGAGGACAACAACGAGCTGCGGCAGCAGGTCGAACAGCTCGACAACGAGCTCGAGACCACCCGTGGTGAGCTCGAGAACGCCAAGGCCGGCGCCGTCGGCCCGCCGCCGCAGGTACGCGACGAGCCGTCGCGCCGCCTGGCGCCGGTGCCGCCGCCGCAGTCGGCGATGGAGCAGACCCAGGCCCACTCGATGGTGCCGGACAACGGGGAGCCCAACGTCCAGGCCGCGAAGGTGCTCGGGCTGGCGCAGGAAATGGCCGACCGGCTCACCGCCGAGGCCAAGACCGAGTCGGACGGCATGCTCGCCGAAGCCCGGACCAAGTCCGAGCAGCTGTTGTCGGACGCGCGGTCCAAGTCGGACTCGATGGTGAACGAGGCGCGCACGCGCGCCGAGACGATGTTGAACGACGCGCGAACCCGTGCCGAGACCTTGGAGCGCCAGGCGCGCGACAAGGCGACGACCATGGAGCGCGAGGCTCAGCGCAAGTACACCGAGACCATGAACAACATGAACGCGGAGAAGGGCTCGCTGGGCAAGAAGATCGAGGAGCTGCGCACGATCGAGCGGGAGTACCGCACGAGGCTGCGCGGGTTCCTCGAGTCCCAGCTGCGTGAGCTCGACGACCGTGGTTCGGCCGCTCCCGCGTCGGCCTCTTCGTCGACCTCGGGGCAGTCCTCGTCCTCCGGTAGCGGACAGGGTTACTCGTTCGGCCCGCGGGCCGAAGCGGGCTGA
- a CDS encoding FUSC family protein, with protein MKGPGLLIVLLVVLGGVSGLGFALGLGNAAVLAALTALFCLMAAVGGPLWADLRLLAWFAPALILAVGVPRLLGEVSQWAAIGLLVAIVVVAGLLPVLGARFVTVGLGLGMASLFGYGFQLTGTASAGQILGAPALAAGVVILLRALMGAKDPAKPTREALADALAAGSSETQERAARLWLADRPRRWTGRVLGGMFRYRAATGLLEIRRRRLNSEEIGETLDAAKEEAARLADAVRGPAAPDEVEPVRRKEPTGLPGVTARLVTALWEALESIRTAAAERDESRVDVPKGLRKELRRIELSGAFSWRSAQFRHALRCGLGVGVALVVASFRPGDPLTVSFLLGTFAIMQPEWRDSLSKAWQRIGGSLGGAVVLTLVLWLLPQGILLPIGLVALLGGFSFMRTRPAIFNGCMVLMSVGMNATTRHLDPRYVLVEYLLLMVLAGAIALLFGFAAIPGVPRPGPAERFESAVGATRALLGSVTRKLRGEDVDPRTLGREFRTAAVAHHGLLAAEPGTKEPAPGQRDALENAAEALRGLSITASSLLLRPGSAGAADAVAEAARTLGTGEAAEIPVPHDADEEQRLVLDTIAADVVAVGEAAQKL; from the coding sequence ATGAAAGGGCCCGGACTCCTCATCGTCCTGCTGGTGGTCCTCGGCGGCGTCAGCGGGCTCGGGTTCGCCCTGGGACTGGGCAACGCGGCCGTCCTGGCGGCCCTCACCGCGCTCTTCTGTCTCATGGCGGCGGTGGGCGGGCCGCTTTGGGCGGATCTGCGGTTGCTGGCGTGGTTCGCGCCCGCGCTGATCCTCGCGGTCGGGGTGCCGCGGTTGCTGGGCGAGGTGTCGCAGTGGGCGGCGATCGGGCTGCTGGTGGCGATCGTGGTCGTCGCCGGGCTGTTGCCCGTGCTCGGGGCACGGTTCGTCACGGTCGGGCTGGGGCTCGGGATGGCGTCGCTGTTCGGGTACGGCTTCCAGCTGACGGGGACGGCGTCGGCGGGGCAGATCTTGGGCGCGCCCGCGCTCGCGGCGGGCGTCGTGATCCTGTTGCGGGCGTTGATGGGCGCGAAGGATCCGGCCAAGCCGACCCGTGAGGCGCTGGCCGACGCGCTCGCGGCGGGCTCGTCGGAAACGCAGGAGCGCGCGGCGAGGCTTTGGCTCGCGGACCGGCCTCGTCGCTGGACCGGCCGGGTCCTCGGCGGCATGTTCCGCTATCGCGCGGCCACCGGGTTGCTGGAGATCCGCCGGAGACGACTGAACAGCGAAGAAATCGGCGAAACGCTCGACGCCGCCAAGGAAGAAGCCGCCAGGCTCGCCGACGCCGTTCGGGGCCCGGCGGCACCGGACGAAGTCGAACCGGTGCGGCGCAAGGAACCCACCGGACTTCCCGGTGTCACGGCGAGGCTCGTCACCGCGCTCTGGGAGGCTCTCGAATCCATCCGGACCGCGGCGGCCGAACGGGACGAGTCGCGTGTGGACGTTCCGAAAGGACTCCGCAAGGAACTGCGCCGGATCGAGTTGAGCGGCGCGTTTTCCTGGCGGTCGGCACAGTTCCGGCACGCGCTCCGCTGCGGGCTCGGCGTCGGGGTGGCGCTGGTGGTCGCGAGTTTCCGGCCCGGCGACCCGCTCACCGTGTCGTTCCTGCTCGGCACTTTCGCCATCATGCAACCGGAATGGCGGGACAGCCTCAGCAAGGCCTGGCAGCGGATCGGCGGCTCACTCGGCGGCGCCGTCGTGCTCACTCTCGTTCTTTGGCTTCTGCCACAAGGGATTCTGCTGCCGATCGGGCTCGTCGCGCTACTCGGCGGGTTCTCGTTCATGCGGACGCGTCCGGCGATCTTCAACGGCTGCATGGTCCTGATGTCGGTCGGTATGAACGCGACCACCCGACATCTGGACCCGCGTTACGTACTCGTCGAGTACCTGCTCCTGATGGTCCTCGCCGGCGCCATCGCCCTGCTGTTCGGTTTCGCCGCGATCCCCGGTGTGCCGAGACCCGGCCCTGCGGAACGGTTCGAAAGCGCCGTCGGCGCCACCCGCGCACTGCTCGGCTCGGTGACGCGGAAACTACGCGGCGAGGACGTCGACCCGCGGACACTCGGCCGCGAGTTCCGTACCGCCGCGGTCGCGCACCACGGCCTGCTCGCCGCGGAGCCGGGTACCAAGGAACCCGCGCCCGGCCAGCGGGACGCGCTGGAGAACGCGGCCGAAGCCTTGCGAGGTCTGTCCATCACGGCGTCGTCGCTCTTGCTGCGGCCTGGTTCGGCCGGAGCGGCGGACGCCGTCGCCGAGGCGGCGCGCACGCTCGGGACCGGGGAGGCGGCGGAGATCCCCGTGCCACACGACGCGGACGAGGAGCAGCGCCTGGTGCTCGACACGATCGCCGCCGACGTCGTGGCGGTCGGCGAAGCGGCCCAGAAGCTCTAA
- a CDS encoding HNH endonuclease signature motif containing protein: MASEDAPSGTSTEWWRVDTATLHSRKQELEVLKRRADAEQNAILAEINSRGVRGCSGHSTLTGLILEDFLVSDKEASDRADRVLALHPGPSIGGDPEPPLAPLTAEAAAEGAIGGSQIDAIIKTLARIPSTVPEEDVRAGEKILVDLARRAGPRQIARVGRRLLDKLDSDGKEPRNEDPKETRPELRFVKHRDGTLGLKARLDLETYARLKSDLDPMAKPHKAIDGVRDSRTQDERYGDAFTDYVRLKTTSRNLPGQAGEATHILVTMSYEDLINDLGEAHLDLVGPISATDARILACDARVRPGVLGTAGEPLDIGRSKRTVSLAQKYALTLRDGGCAFPGCDMPVPRCTAHHIVFWRHHGETKIDNLVLLCSRHHRLIHYSEWKVQIAQDGLPEFTPPGYLDPTGTPRRNTMHLRT, encoded by the coding sequence GTGGCCAGCGAAGATGCACCTTCAGGGACGTCCACCGAGTGGTGGCGCGTCGATACCGCGACGCTGCATTCCCGTAAGCAGGAATTGGAAGTTTTGAAGCGGCGGGCGGATGCGGAGCAGAACGCGATCCTGGCGGAAATCAATTCCCGCGGGGTTCGTGGGTGTTCGGGTCATTCGACGTTGACCGGGCTGATTCTCGAGGACTTCCTCGTGTCGGACAAGGAAGCCAGTGATCGCGCCGACCGGGTGCTGGCGCTGCATCCTGGTCCGTCCATCGGTGGAGACCCGGAGCCGCCTCTTGCGCCCCTGACGGCCGAGGCTGCGGCGGAGGGCGCGATCGGCGGTTCGCAGATCGATGCCATCATCAAGACACTCGCGCGGATCCCGTCGACTGTGCCGGAAGAAGACGTGCGGGCCGGGGAAAAGATCCTCGTCGACCTCGCCCGCCGCGCCGGACCCCGACAGATCGCCCGCGTCGGACGCCGCCTGCTGGACAAGCTCGACTCCGACGGGAAAGAGCCCCGCAACGAGGATCCGAAGGAGACCCGGCCGGAGTTGCGGTTCGTCAAACACCGCGACGGCACCCTCGGCCTCAAAGCGAGGCTCGACCTGGAAACCTACGCCCGTCTCAAGTCCGATCTGGATCCGATGGCCAAGCCGCACAAGGCCATCGACGGGGTCCGCGACTCCCGCACCCAGGACGAGCGCTACGGGGATGCGTTCACCGACTATGTGCGGTTGAAGACGACCAGCCGGAACCTTCCCGGTCAAGCGGGCGAGGCGACCCACATCCTGGTCACCATGTCGTATGAGGACCTGATCAACGATCTCGGCGAGGCCCATCTGGACCTGGTCGGGCCGATCAGCGCCACCGACGCGCGGATCCTCGCCTGCGATGCCCGCGTCCGACCCGGCGTCCTCGGCACCGCCGGAGAACCCCTCGACATCGGCCGCTCCAAACGGACCGTATCGCTAGCGCAGAAGTACGCATTGACCCTCCGCGACGGTGGCTGCGCGTTCCCCGGCTGCGACATGCCGGTGCCGCGCTGCACGGCCCACCACATCGTGTTCTGGCGCCACCACGGCGAAACGAAGATCGACAACCTCGTGCTGCTGTGCTCTCGGCATCACCGGTTGATCCATTACAGCGAATGGAAAGTACAGATCGCCCAAGACGGTCTGCCGGAGTTCACCCCGCCTGGCTACCTCGATCCCACCGGGACACCGAGGCGGAACACGATGCACCTCAGGACCTAG
- the ileS gene encoding isoleucine--tRNA ligase, whose amino-acid sequence MYPKAQLDGETGVPSQPSFPESEKRVLAYWEADRTFQASIDARDPGVNGSNEYVFYDGPPFANGLPHYGHLLTGYVKDLVPRYQTMKGKRVERRFGWDTHGLPAELEAMRQLGITEKSEIDAMGIDVFNEACRESVLRYTGEWQDYVTRQARWVDFGNDYKTLDLSYMESVIWAFKQLWDKGLVYEGYRVLPYCWRDETPLSNHELRMDDDVYASRQDPAVTVGFRLEGNDNELDGTYLLIWTTTPWTLPSNLATAVHPDVRYVLVESDGKRFLLAEARVASYARELGEEPTVVGHYTGTELLGTRYAPPFPYFTGHENAHRVLSADYVTTEDGTGVVHIAPAYGEEDKVVTDAAGIVPVTPVDAQGKFDATVSDYAGQQVFDANPNIIKDLKNGTGSAGRQGAVLLRHETYEHPYPHCWRCRNPLIYRAVSSWFVAVTEFKDRMVELNQQITWYPENVKDGQFGKWLENARDWSVSRNRYFGTPIPVWQSDDPAYPRTDVYGSLDEIERDFGVRLENLHRPFIDELTRPNPDDPTGKSTMRRIEDVLDVWFDSGSMPYAQVHYPFENTEWFEHHYPGDFIVEYIGQTRGWFYVLHVLATALFDRPAFRTCISHGIVLGSDGQKMSKSLRNYPDVNEVFDRDGSDAMRWYLMASPILRGGNLVVTDKGIRDAVRQAVLPLWNSYYFLALYANAEGVEGQWRTDSKHILDRYVLAKTHELVTDVEHALDTYDVAGACSTVRDFLEVLTNWYVRRSRDRFWAGEQDAIDTLHTVLEVTSRVVAPLLPLTTEVVWRGLTGGRSVHLTDWPNALDLPADAALVTAMDRVRQVASSALSLRKSNKLRVRLPLAKLVVAAHEADSLREFTDILRDEVNVKSVELTTDVAAHGGFEVAVNARAAGPRLGKDVQTVIKAVKAGEWTTSESGAVVAAGIELVEGEYDRRLVAKGGGAAAELPGGAGLVLLDTEVTDELAAEGLARDLVRVVQQARRDAGLDVADRIALTVDAPEEVVTAAKTHEEFIASETLATSVAYGAVADGSAGTVGEGTKVTVAVAKA is encoded by the coding sequence ATGTATCCCAAGGCACAGCTGGACGGCGAGACCGGCGTCCCGTCCCAGCCTTCGTTCCCCGAGTCGGAAAAGCGCGTCCTCGCGTACTGGGAAGCCGATCGGACCTTCCAGGCTTCGATCGACGCCCGCGACCCCGGCGTCAACGGTTCGAACGAGTACGTCTTCTACGACGGCCCGCCGTTCGCCAACGGTCTCCCGCACTACGGTCACCTGCTCACCGGGTACGTGAAGGACCTGGTGCCCCGTTACCAGACCATGAAGGGCAAGCGCGTCGAGCGCCGGTTCGGCTGGGACACCCACGGCCTGCCCGCCGAACTCGAGGCCATGCGCCAGCTCGGGATCACCGAGAAGTCCGAGATCGACGCGATGGGCATCGACGTCTTCAACGAGGCGTGCCGCGAGTCCGTGCTGCGCTACACCGGCGAATGGCAGGACTACGTCACCCGCCAGGCCCGCTGGGTCGACTTCGGCAACGACTACAAGACGCTCGACCTGTCCTACATGGAGTCGGTCATCTGGGCGTTCAAGCAGCTGTGGGACAAGGGGCTGGTCTACGAGGGCTACCGCGTCCTGCCCTACTGCTGGCGCGACGAGACCCCGCTGTCCAACCACGAGCTCCGCATGGACGACGACGTCTACGCCAGCCGCCAGGACCCGGCCGTCACGGTCGGTTTTCGCTTGGAGGGCAACGACAACGAGCTCGACGGCACCTACCTCCTGATCTGGACCACGACCCCGTGGACGCTGCCGTCCAACCTCGCGACCGCGGTGCACCCGGACGTGCGGTACGTCTTGGTGGAAAGCGACGGCAAGCGGTTCCTGCTCGCCGAAGCGCGCGTCGCCTCGTACGCCCGCGAGCTCGGTGAAGAGCCGACCGTCGTCGGGCACTACACCGGGACCGAACTGCTCGGAACCCGTTACGCCCCACCGTTCCCGTACTTCACCGGCCACGAGAACGCGCACCGCGTGCTGTCCGCGGACTACGTCACCACCGAGGACGGCACCGGTGTCGTCCACATCGCGCCCGCCTATGGTGAAGAGGACAAGGTCGTCACCGACGCGGCCGGCATCGTGCCGGTCACCCCGGTGGACGCGCAGGGCAAGTTCGACGCGACCGTCTCGGACTACGCGGGCCAGCAGGTGTTCGACGCCAACCCGAACATCATCAAGGATCTCAAGAACGGCACCGGTTCCGCGGGCCGTCAGGGCGCGGTACTGCTGCGCCACGAGACCTACGAGCACCCGTACCCGCACTGCTGGCGCTGCCGCAACCCGCTGATCTATCGCGCCGTCTCGTCGTGGTTCGTCGCGGTGACCGAGTTCAAGGACCGGATGGTCGAGCTGAACCAGCAGATCACCTGGTACCCGGAGAACGTCAAGGACGGCCAGTTCGGCAAGTGGCTGGAGAACGCCCGCGACTGGTCGGTCTCCCGCAACCGGTACTTCGGCACGCCCATCCCGGTGTGGCAGTCGGACGACCCGGCGTACCCGCGCACGGACGTGTACGGCTCGCTCGACGAAATCGAGCGCGATTTCGGTGTGCGGCTGGAGAACCTGCACCGGCCGTTCATCGACGAGCTGACCCGGCCCAACCCGGACGACCCGACCGGGAAGTCCACCATGCGCCGGATCGAAGACGTGCTGGACGTCTGGTTCGACTCGGGTTCGATGCCCTACGCGCAGGTGCACTACCCGTTCGAGAACACCGAGTGGTTCGAGCACCACTACCCGGGTGACTTCATCGTCGAGTACATCGGTCAGACCCGCGGCTGGTTCTACGTCCTGCACGTGCTGGCGACCGCGTTGTTCGACCGGCCGGCGTTCCGCACCTGTATCTCGCACGGGATCGTGCTCGGCTCGGACGGCCAGAAGATGTCCAAGTCGCTGCGCAACTACCCGGACGTCAACGAGGTCTTCGACCGCGACGGTTCCGACGCGATGCGCTGGTATCTGATGGCCAGCCCGATCCTGCGCGGCGGGAACCTGGTCGTCACCGACAAGGGCATCCGCGACGCCGTCCGCCAGGCTGTGCTGCCGCTGTGGAACTCGTACTACTTCCTCGCGCTCTACGCGAACGCAGAGGGTGTGGAAGGCCAGTGGCGCACGGATTCGAAACACATCCTCGACCGGTACGTGCTGGCGAAGACACACGAACTGGTGACCGACGTCGAGCACGCGCTCGACACCTACGATGTCGCCGGTGCGTGCTCGACGGTCCGTGACTTCCTCGAGGTGCTGACGAACTGGTACGTGCGCCGGTCGCGCGACCGGTTCTGGGCGGGCGAGCAGGACGCGATCGACACCCTGCACACCGTGCTGGAGGTGACGTCGCGGGTGGTGGCGCCGCTGCTGCCGCTGACCACCGAGGTCGTCTGGCGCGGGCTGACCGGCGGCCGTTCGGTGCACCTGACCGACTGGCCGAACGCGCTCGACCTGCCCGCGGACGCGGCGCTGGTGACGGCGATGGACCGGGTGCGCCAGGTGGCGTCTTCGGCGCTCTCGCTGCGGAAGTCGAACAAGCTGCGGGTGCGGCTGCCGCTGGCCAAGCTGGTCGTCGCCGCACACGAGGCGGACTCGCTGCGCGAGTTCACCGACATCCTGCGCGACGAGGTCAACGTCAAATCCGTCGAGCTGACCACCGACGTCGCCGCGCACGGCGGTTTCGAGGTCGCGGTGAACGCCCGCGCCGCCGGGCCGCGGCTGGGCAAGGACGTCCAGACGGTGATCAAGGCCGTCAAGGCCGGTGAGTGGACGACGTCGGAGAGCGGCGCCGTCGTGGCCGCCGGGATCGAGCTCGTCGAAGGCGAGTACGACCGGCGTCTGGTCGCCAAGGGCGGCGGCGCGGCCGCGGAACTGCCCGGTGGTGCCGGGCTGGTGCTGCTCGACACCGAGGTGACCGACGAGCTGGCGGCCGAGGGCCTCGCCCGTGACCTGGTCCGGGTCGTGCAGCAGGCCCGCCGTGACGCCGGGCTCGACGTCGCCGACCGGATCGCGCTGACGGTCGACGCGCCGGAAGAGGTGGTCACGGCCGCGAAGACGCACGAGGAGTTCATCGCTTCGGAGACGTTGGCGACTTCGGTTGCCTACGGCGCCGTCGCCGACGGCTCGGCCGGGACAGTCGGGGAGGGCACCAAGGTGACCGTGGCGGTCGCCAAGGCCTGA